From one candidate division WOR-3 bacterium genomic stretch:
- a CDS encoding PorT family protein, which yields MKCLVNKGIVIAILTTILFGFAEGISFGVKAGMNIANENIEGLQSRIGFCAGGFACVEIGDIIVIQPEALYAQKGAKWERLIEPPGITTLELDYVDIPLLVRFILPDKGVVKPNLFVGPYVAINVNTAYRMEVYGTSEVLDLDEYYKDTDFGVVLGGGIDFLLKKGKIVLDGRYALGLTTISELRLDEKNRVISFMLGYSF from the coding sequence GTGAAATGTTTAGTCAACAAGGGTATAGTTATTGCAATACTTACGACAATTCTATTTGGTTTTGCTGAAGGAATTAGCTTCGGAGTAAAGGCAGGAATGAATATTGCCAATGAGAATATCGAGGGTCTACAATCAAGGATTGGTTTCTGTGCTGGAGGCTTCGCTTGCGTCGAAATAGGTGACATAATTGTTATTCAACCAGAAGCCCTGTATGCACAGAAAGGAGCAAAATGGGAAAGGTTGATTGAGCCCCCTGGAATAACAACATTAGAGTTAGACTATGTAGATATTCCCCTTTTGGTTAGATTCATATTACCAGATAAGGGTGTGGTCAAACCTAATTTATTTGTTGGCCCCTACGTTGCCATAAATGTCAACACAGCATATAGGATGGAAGTTTACGGGACATCGGAGGTACTAGATTTGGACGAATATTACAAAGACACTGACTTCGGCGTGGTGTTGGGTGGTGGAATTGACTTCTTGCTTAAGAAAGGAAAAATAGTTTTGGATGGACGATACGCTTTAGGATTGACAACAATATCAGAACTTCGTCTTGATGAAAAGAATAGGGTCATTTCTTTTATGCTTGGCTATTCGTTTTGA
- a CDS encoding class I SAM-dependent methyltransferase — protein MSIDSKTFDRWAKNYDADIKKAEANGNWMYENYTAVLKKVVEIIEKKWPNKGIKLVDIGAGTGNLTQLFQSNGYQITGIEPSDKMISLFKSKLPSVEIRKGHFCDIPLPDNSIDAIVSAYAWHHLTPREKEQSISEMARVCKEISSIVIADLMFSDNTTRMRILHNLTISNHLSIVEAIEDEYYADINHVSKFYRRLAYDVSTTQMTDFVWIIHAYRSI, from the coding sequence ATGTCTATAGATAGTAAAACTTTCGACCGATGGGCCAAAAACTATGATGCTGACATCAAGAAGGCAGAAGCCAATGGTAACTGGATGTATGAAAATTACACAGCGGTCTTAAAAAAAGTTGTTGAGATAATAGAGAAGAAATGGCCAAATAAAGGCATCAAACTTGTTGATATAGGTGCAGGAACTGGTAATCTAACGCAACTTTTCCAATCAAATGGATATCAAATAACCGGTATCGAGCCGTCGGATAAAATGATCTCCCTATTTAAAAGTAAGCTTCCTTCCGTAGAAATACGCAAGGGACATTTTTGCGATATTCCATTACCTGACAACTCAATTGATGCCATCGTATCTGCGTATGCCTGGCATCATCTGACACCAAGAGAGAAAGAGCAGTCTATCAGTGAGATGGCGCGTGTGTGTAAGGAGATCAGCTCAATAGTTATTGCTGACCTCATGTTTTCTGATAATACAACCAGAATGAGGATTCTGCATAACTTAACGATAAGTAATCACTTGAGTATTGTAGAAGCAATTGAAGATGAATACTATGCTGATATCAACCATGTGTCGAAATTCTACAGGCGTTTGGCATATGATGTTAGCACCACGCAGATGACTGACTTTGTATGGATTATTCACGCATACAGATCAATCTGA
- a CDS encoding caspase family protein: MPKGLALTIGLNSVEPQHYGGWSGDLNACEADAHDMEDIVKSRNFTTKKLLTKEATRSNVISEISAASKSLVSGDIFMLSYSGHGGQVPDLNNEEDDYQDETWCLYDGELIDDEIYRMFGEFAEGVRILVFSDSCHSGTVIKAAYYHGTMAVRSSGVDSQDVKYRCMPPDIALRTYRQNREFYDEIQKNIKLKEMRRRINASVLLISGCQDNQYSSDGVFNGLFTATLLRVWNNGNFKRNYRSFHKAIVKPMPPDQTPNYFWVGKYAPKFEAQVPFTI; the protein is encoded by the coding sequence ATGCCAAAAGGGCTAGCGTTAACAATAGGGCTCAATTCAGTTGAGCCGCAGCATTATGGTGGATGGTCAGGTGATTTGAATGCCTGTGAAGCGGATGCACACGATATGGAAGATATTGTAAAATCCAGGAATTTTACAACAAAGAAGTTGCTAACAAAGGAGGCTACTCGGTCAAATGTGATTAGTGAAATCTCAGCAGCATCCAAATCGCTGGTGTCTGGTGATATTTTCATGTTATCTTATTCTGGACACGGTGGTCAAGTTCCCGACCTCAACAATGAAGAAGATGATTACCAAGATGAAACATGGTGTCTTTATGATGGTGAACTTATTGATGATGAGATCTACAGAATGTTTGGTGAATTTGCAGAAGGAGTCCGCATTCTTGTCTTTTCCGATAGTTGCCATAGCGGTACTGTTATCAAAGCAGCGTACTATCATGGGACTATGGCTGTCCGGTCCTCGGGTGTAGACTCTCAAGACGTTAAATACAGATGTATGCCACCAGATATCGCTCTTCGTACCTATCGTCAAAACCGAGAATTTTATGATGAAATTCAAAAGAACATTAAATTGAAAGAGATGCGTCGTCGTATCAATGCATCGGTATTGTTGATTTCTGGGTGTCAGGACAATCAATATTCCTCGGACGGAGTATTCAACGGTCTTTTCACAGCAACCTTACTCCGAGTGTGGAATAATGGAAATTTTAAGAGGAATTACCGGTCATTCCATAAAGCAATCGTAAAACCAATGCCGCCTGATCAAACTCCTAATTACTTTTGGGTTGGCAAATACGCCCCAAAATTTGAGGCTCAGGTACCGTTCACAATCTGA
- a CDS encoding WG repeat-containing protein has translation MSTKGKLCAVIFIVLALVSCQTNIEQEDNALFRIVVDGKHGYIDRTGKVVIEPQFAWAGLRFSEGLAVVNVGGTTGKHGPVEGGKWGYIDRKGQFAIKPLFDYAGDFREGFGRIQLDGRSGYVDKKGEIVIEPKFKYAGDFHEGLALVVIGENFGFIDTTGNYAIEPQFEYSIVPQFKCGILFPNHSDFSEGLARVKVGDKFGFIDKSGRFVIDPIFDCAFKFSEGLAWVTVDGKTGYIDKEGEYVIAPQSRHSGPFREGLALVCIGNQVGYIDEQGDSVIVSDRSRLKGILRGGGRTFFIPAKCGYMNKKGEIVIEPQFGEARYFHEGLAVCQRIQDNPSGRFSGLGYIDRNGVFVIEPVYREAEPFHNGLAIVEMVDSLGENTEFYAYIDKEGRIIWKSTFRQNLEGRVEL, from the coding sequence ATGAGTACAAAAGGAAAGTTGTGTGCAGTAATTTTCATCGTACTTGCCCTTGTTTCATGCCAAACAAATATTGAGCAAGAAGACAATGCCCTGTTTAGAATTGTAGTTGATGGGAAACACGGATACATAGACAGAACAGGCAAAGTCGTTATAGAACCACAATTTGCCTGGGCTGGATTGCGATTTAGTGAGGGGTTAGCGGTTGTTAATGTGGGTGGAACAACTGGTAAACATGGGCCTGTTGAAGGTGGAAAATGGGGATATATTGACCGTAAAGGACAGTTTGCTATCAAACCGCTATTTGATTATGCGGGGGATTTCAGAGAAGGCTTTGGTCGTATCCAACTCGATGGTAGGTCGGGATACGTTGACAAAAAAGGTGAGATTGTCATTGAGCCTAAATTTAAGTATGCGGGGGATTTCCACGAAGGGTTGGCATTGGTAGTAATTGGTGAGAACTTTGGTTTCATTGATACCACTGGGAATTACGCGATCGAACCCCAGTTTGAATACAGTATTGTTCCCCAGTTTAAATGCGGTATCCTTTTCCCAAATCATAGCGATTTTTCAGAAGGTCTGGCACGTGTGAAGGTTGGGGATAAATTCGGCTTTATCGACAAGAGTGGCAGATTTGTCATTGACCCGATTTTTGACTGTGCATTCAAATTTTCTGAAGGTCTTGCCTGGGTGACGGTTGATGGTAAGACAGGCTATATAGATAAGGAAGGGGAATACGTCATTGCACCGCAGTCCAGACATAGTGGACCATTCAGAGAAGGGTTGGCCTTGGTGTGCATTGGTAACCAGGTAGGTTATATAGACGAACAGGGCGACAGTGTGATAGTGTCTGACCGTTCGAGGCTTAAAGGAATTCTGCGTGGAGGAGGACGAACATTCTTTATCCCAGCCAAGTGCGGTTATATGAACAAGAAAGGCGAAATTGTGATAGAACCTCAATTTGGTGAAGCACGTTATTTTCACGAAGGTTTGGCTGTGTGTCAAAGGATACAGGACAATCCATCGGGTAGATTCTCTGGGTTGGGTTATATAGACAGGAATGGCGTATTCGTGATAGAACCAGTATATCGTGAAGCAGAACCATTTCACAACGGATTGGCCATAGTTGAAATGGTAGATTCATTGGGAGAGAACACTGAATTCTATGCTTATATAGACAAAGAGGGGAGAATTATCTGGAAATCTACATTTCGACAAAATTTGGAGGGTCGTGTTGAACTCTAA